From Pelagicoccus albus, the proteins below share one genomic window:
- the truB gene encoding tRNA pseudouridine(55) synthase TruB, which produces MEQKRDLEGVLLIDKPKGMTSHDVVDQVRRKLRMKRIGHAGTLDPMATGLLIILVGKATKLSQFLTSLDKTYSGTIKLGESTNTQDADGEITTTKPVPELTQLQAQFAMSDFVGDQYQTPPMFSAVKIKGQRLYKLARKGQEVEREPRFIRVSKFEITRFDLPEIDFTLDCSKGTYVRTLANDFGEKLGCGAHLTALRRDASNEFDTSRAIPLDEFKEIEISEIEKRLIPAHEAMPNNQL; this is translated from the coding sequence ATGGAACAGAAAAGAGATCTTGAAGGCGTATTGCTAATCGACAAGCCGAAGGGGATGACTTCCCACGACGTAGTGGACCAAGTGCGTCGGAAACTTCGTATGAAGCGTATCGGGCATGCCGGTACACTTGATCCCATGGCGACAGGCTTGCTTATCATTCTAGTCGGAAAAGCTACCAAGTTGTCCCAGTTTCTAACCAGCTTGGATAAGACCTATTCTGGCACGATCAAGTTGGGGGAATCCACCAACACGCAAGATGCGGATGGTGAGATCACCACGACTAAGCCTGTTCCGGAGCTAACGCAATTGCAGGCCCAGTTTGCGATGAGTGATTTCGTGGGCGATCAGTATCAGACGCCACCTATGTTTTCTGCAGTTAAGATAAAGGGTCAACGCCTCTACAAGCTAGCCCGCAAGGGGCAGGAAGTTGAGCGTGAACCCCGTTTTATCCGTGTATCCAAATTCGAGATCACGCGCTTCGATTTGCCGGAAATCGATTTCACACTGGACTGCTCGAAGGGAACCTATGTTCGGACGCTAGCCAACGACTTCGGTGAGAAGCTCGGGTGCGGAGCCCACCTCACGGCGTTACGACGCGATGCCTCTAACGAGTTTGATACTTCTCGCGCCATCCCTCTCGACGAGTTTAAGGAAATCGAGATTTCCGAAATCGAGAAGCGACTGATTCCTGCCCACGAGGCGATGCCAAACAACCAGCTGTAG
- a CDS encoding TlyA family RNA methyltransferase, protein MAKKKRLDEIVLERGFASSRSEAKALIMTGKVRLGTERLTKAGTKYEEDLAIEVEAGQRFVGRGGEKLLGWIEQFGLAFEGSHVLDVGACTGGFTDCALQHGAESATCVDVGYGQLHMKLRNDERVTNLEKTNARYLTAELLPRPDYDRMVMDLSFISLKTVLPCVWPFLSSGGTLVALVKPQFEVGKEIADKFRGVIRDEKAREKAMEDVKSFALENLEGAEYVGEMVSPIKGGDGNVEFLLGLRKAD, encoded by the coding sequence ATGGCCAAGAAAAAGAGACTCGACGAGATTGTTTTGGAGCGCGGCTTTGCCAGCTCGCGAAGCGAGGCGAAGGCTTTGATCATGACTGGAAAGGTTCGACTGGGAACGGAGCGATTGACCAAGGCTGGGACCAAGTACGAGGAGGACCTTGCTATCGAAGTCGAGGCGGGCCAGCGATTTGTGGGTCGTGGCGGTGAAAAGCTTCTGGGTTGGATTGAGCAATTCGGGCTCGCGTTTGAAGGGAGCCACGTGCTTGACGTGGGCGCTTGCACTGGAGGCTTTACAGACTGCGCTCTGCAGCACGGAGCGGAGAGCGCTACCTGTGTGGATGTAGGCTACGGCCAACTACACATGAAGCTGCGCAATGATGAGCGGGTAACGAATCTCGAAAAAACGAACGCCCGCTACCTAACGGCCGAGCTTTTGCCACGTCCCGACTATGACCGTATGGTTATGGATCTCTCCTTTATTTCGCTCAAAACGGTATTGCCCTGCGTTTGGCCTTTTCTGAGTTCGGGTGGGACTTTGGTGGCTCTCGTCAAACCTCAGTTTGAAGTTGGTAAGGAGATCGCGGACAAGTTTAGAGGCGTGATTCGCGACGAAAAGGCCCGTGAGAAGGCCATGGAGGATGTGAAGTCCTTCGCTTTAGAAAACCTTGAGGGGGCGGAGTACGTGGGAGAAATGGTATCGCCAATCAAGGGTGGTGACGGAAACGTGGAGTTCCTTCTGGGGCTGCGAAAGGCCGATTAG
- the ribF gene encoding riboflavin biosynthesis protein RibF, translating to MSETRQFESLASVDFEKDRPIHIAVGMFDGLHLGHQKVIQSALEAARASGGVCGALTFWPHPSRLFRPSDPARMILSPELKRIELAKLGLDFIVEEPFTREFAGIEAERFLAHLKSEVPNLASVHAGENWRFGKGRKGDMDELVRQGIELGVSVDSVDCLESGSERVSSTRIRNLLTEGAFEHASELLGYDYYSIGTVTQGKRMGRTIDAPTLNLPFEGDLKPAYGVYAVSVSDVALGKQYPAVANFGLRPTVEMTKKPLLEAFLLAECPFDYGHRLKVVWHKFLRQEQKFNGVAELKEQIAKDVKAAKEFFQLRESK from the coding sequence ATGAGCGAAACGCGCCAGTTCGAGAGTCTTGCTTCGGTCGATTTTGAAAAAGATCGGCCAATACATATTGCAGTTGGTATGTTTGATGGCCTGCACTTAGGTCATCAGAAGGTTATACAATCTGCTTTGGAAGCGGCTCGGGCAAGCGGCGGTGTTTGTGGAGCTCTCACTTTTTGGCCGCATCCAAGCCGATTGTTTCGGCCTTCCGATCCGGCCCGCATGATTCTCAGCCCAGAACTGAAGCGGATCGAACTCGCTAAGCTCGGACTTGATTTCATCGTTGAGGAGCCATTTACGCGAGAATTTGCCGGCATTGAGGCAGAGCGTTTTCTCGCGCATTTGAAGAGTGAGGTGCCCAACCTCGCGTCCGTGCACGCTGGTGAGAACTGGCGATTTGGAAAAGGACGAAAAGGAGATATGGATGAGCTGGTTCGGCAGGGGATCGAATTAGGCGTATCTGTCGATTCGGTGGATTGTCTCGAGTCTGGATCGGAGCGGGTGAGCAGTACACGTATCCGAAATCTGCTCACGGAGGGAGCGTTTGAGCACGCAAGTGAACTCTTGGGTTACGACTACTACAGTATCGGAACGGTGACCCAGGGAAAGCGTATGGGGCGAACCATAGACGCCCCGACTTTGAACCTCCCATTCGAGGGGGACCTGAAGCCGGCATACGGAGTTTATGCCGTTAGCGTATCGGATGTGGCTTTGGGCAAGCAGTATCCAGCGGTGGCAAACTTTGGACTGCGCCCAACAGTTGAAATGACCAAGAAGCCTTTGTTGGAGGCGTTTTTGCTAGCTGAGTGTCCCTTCGATTACGGTCATCGACTCAAGGTTGTCTGGCACAAGTTTCTCCGGCAGGAGCAAAAGTTCAACGGTGTGGCGGAGCTTAAAGAGCAGATCGCCAAAGACGTGAAAGCGGCAAAAGAGTTTTTTCAGCTAAGAGAAAGCAAGTAG
- the nusA gene encoding transcription termination factor NusA: MSSEILSVLEYMEKEKGIGREDMISAIITAIKNAAAKGVNAGQELKITIDPRHGRMNAWALLDVVDSVSDPKTEISLEKARQIDDELNIGDVYEKEIDPAYLGRIAAQTARQAIMQRLRQFEKERIYDDFKDQVGDIVSGIVRRRERGDLVVDLGKAEAIMPSRDQVPGEDYSPGERIRCFLLKIEATNRGPELILTRSNPKFVLRLFDLEVTEIADGTVKIEAFSREPGYRTKIAVSSTDPKVDPVGACVGARGARVKSIVRELGGEKIDIIRYFEDPKEMALEALKPAVPRNVYMDERNRRISIEVSEDDLAIAIGRKGQNARLTSKLVGWKIDIMKQEIKEVSMETKQAEAAQGLNQIEGIDAATAERLVNNGLISPELFLDVEEEDLAEMGFSSEEAADILAKVKQFLQSQGISS, translated from the coding sequence ATGAGCAGCGAAATTCTTTCAGTCCTTGAGTACATGGAAAAGGAGAAGGGGATCGGTCGTGAAGACATGATCTCCGCCATTATTACGGCCATTAAAAATGCCGCAGCCAAGGGCGTGAACGCTGGTCAAGAGCTCAAGATCACCATCGACCCAAGACACGGTCGCATGAATGCGTGGGCTCTCTTGGATGTCGTTGACTCCGTGAGTGATCCGAAGACTGAGATCTCCCTCGAAAAGGCCCGCCAGATCGACGACGAGCTCAACATCGGTGACGTGTACGAAAAGGAAATCGATCCTGCCTATCTGGGTCGTATCGCAGCCCAGACCGCCCGTCAGGCGATCATGCAGCGCCTTCGCCAGTTCGAGAAGGAGCGTATCTACGACGACTTCAAGGATCAGGTTGGCGACATTGTAAGTGGTATCGTGCGCCGCCGCGAACGTGGCGACCTGGTGGTCGACCTCGGCAAGGCGGAAGCCATCATGCCATCCCGCGATCAGGTTCCTGGCGAGGACTATTCTCCGGGAGAGCGTATCCGCTGCTTCTTGCTCAAGATCGAAGCCACCAACCGTGGCCCAGAGCTCATCTTAACCCGCTCCAACCCGAAATTCGTTCTTCGTCTCTTCGACTTGGAAGTGACGGAAATCGCCGACGGTACTGTTAAGATCGAAGCCTTTTCTCGCGAGCCAGGCTACCGCACCAAGATCGCAGTGAGCTCGACCGACCCGAAGGTCGATCCAGTGGGCGCTTGCGTGGGAGCTCGTGGAGCTCGAGTCAAGAGCATCGTTCGCGAGCTTGGCGGCGAGAAGATCGATATCATTCGCTACTTCGAAGATCCCAAGGAAATGGCTCTTGAAGCTCTCAAGCCAGCGGTTCCTCGCAACGTCTACATGGACGAGCGTAACCGCCGTATTTCTATCGAGGTATCAGAAGACGACCTAGCGATCGCTATCGGACGCAAGGGCCAGAACGCCCGCCTCACCTCAAAACTTGTCGGTTGGAAGATCGACATCATGAAACAAGAGATCAAGGAAGTGAGCATGGAGACCAAGCAAGCGGAAGCTGCCCAAGGTCTCAACCAGATCGAAGGTATCGATGCTGCTACTGCCGAACGTCTCGTAAACAACGGTTTGATCAGTCCGGAGCTCTTCCTAGATGTCGAGGAAGAAGACTTGGCGGAAATGGGATTCAGCTCTGAAGAAGCTGCGGACATTCTCGCTAAAGTTAAACAGTTCCTCCAGTCGCAGGGCATTTCCTCTTAA
- a CDS encoding DHH family phosphoesterase: MSYYPKLAESFSELFASVANDRVLVLGHARPDGDCIGSQLALTRLLRAEGVDAVAYNADPVPEALSFLLGDVGIEKFSREALDGSSLIFVDCADEARIGPKSSKLICGENFLGNIDHHISNTNYAHFNLVESDSAATCEILAGLAFDFGWEVDPVTAQCLLTGIMTDTGRYSYAATSSRVFDLSARLVECGARPVNTAQALYENEPLCRLELLQRFLATLRTESDGKVGTGKLLHKDFLDTGAKYEHTEGFVDYTRSLRGVKVGVYFEERESTVKGSFRAETADYRVDTLAREFGGGGHACAAAFSTDESIEDIEPRVLAAVAERIGKVESDPGE, encoded by the coding sequence ATGAGTTACTATCCGAAGTTGGCTGAAAGCTTTAGCGAATTGTTCGCGAGCGTGGCCAATGATCGCGTTCTTGTCCTTGGCCATGCACGCCCCGATGGGGACTGTATTGGCTCACAACTAGCCCTTACCCGTTTGCTCAGAGCGGAAGGCGTTGATGCGGTAGCTTACAATGCCGATCCGGTGCCAGAGGCTCTCTCGTTTCTTCTGGGCGACGTTGGTATCGAAAAATTCTCTCGCGAAGCTTTGGATGGGAGTTCGCTAATCTTTGTCGACTGTGCGGATGAAGCTCGGATAGGGCCGAAGTCGAGTAAGCTCATTTGCGGAGAGAATTTTTTGGGCAATATTGATCACCATATTTCGAATACGAATTACGCGCACTTCAACTTGGTTGAATCTGATAGCGCAGCGACCTGCGAAATTTTGGCTGGGCTCGCCTTTGATTTTGGTTGGGAAGTCGACCCTGTCACCGCCCAATGCCTTTTGACAGGTATCATGACGGATACGGGCCGCTACTCTTATGCGGCCACATCGAGTCGCGTTTTTGATCTTAGCGCGCGGCTTGTGGAATGTGGCGCGAGGCCGGTAAATACCGCCCAAGCCCTATACGAAAATGAACCGCTTTGTCGGCTCGAACTCCTGCAACGGTTTTTGGCTACCCTGCGTACAGAGAGTGATGGAAAGGTTGGTACTGGGAAATTGTTGCACAAGGACTTTCTGGATACGGGTGCCAAGTACGAGCACACGGAAGGTTTTGTCGACTACACTCGTTCGCTTCGCGGTGTGAAGGTAGGAGTCTATTTCGAAGAGCGAGAATCAACCGTGAAAGGTAGTTTTCGGGCTGAAACCGCGGACTATCGGGTCGATACCTTGGCCCGCGAATTTGGAGGCGGTGGGCATGCTTGCGCGGCAGCCTTTAGCACTGACGAATCGATAGAAGACATAGAGCCGCGAGTATTGGCTGCAGTGGCAGAACGTATCGGAAAAGTGGAGTCCGATCCAGGCGAATAA
- a CDS encoding NAD(+)/NADH kinase — protein MAEIKQLAFVINGSKNGSRELVEVLAEIAEVNGVKTKSITGFPVPHGAFSDMDACCVVGGDGTFLSAAAEATRCQIPVIGVNRGTLGFLTTYTSEEVAGLFPSVLKGEFKAQERTLLECSAQDSHTDLALNDVVIKAADSSQIIHINVFADDEFVTTYVCDGLIFATPTGSTAYTLSAGGPLMHPAAEAISLTPICPHTLSNRSIIFPSDKKLRIENAKPGQRLLVALDGQRNLNILEGSSLCVSVSEHRLKIAQKLDYSHFNVVRHKLKWSGGYAGEI, from the coding sequence ATGGCGGAAATCAAGCAGCTAGCGTTTGTCATAAATGGATCCAAAAACGGATCCCGTGAGTTGGTTGAGGTATTGGCCGAAATCGCGGAGGTAAACGGCGTCAAAACGAAGTCGATCACTGGTTTTCCCGTACCCCATGGAGCGTTTTCCGATATGGATGCCTGCTGTGTGGTGGGCGGGGATGGAACGTTTCTGAGTGCGGCGGCGGAGGCTACTCGCTGCCAGATTCCGGTGATTGGGGTAAATCGAGGAACCTTAGGTTTCCTGACCACCTATACTTCGGAAGAGGTAGCAGGCCTTTTCCCTTCGGTTTTGAAGGGGGAGTTCAAGGCTCAGGAGAGAACTTTGCTCGAGTGCTCCGCTCAAGACAGCCATACCGACCTCGCCCTCAACGACGTGGTGATCAAAGCGGCCGACTCTAGCCAGATCATCCACATCAACGTATTCGCGGATGACGAATTCGTGACGACGTATGTGTGCGATGGGCTCATCTTCGCGACTCCTACCGGATCAACCGCTTATACACTCTCTGCAGGTGGGCCACTGATGCATCCTGCGGCGGAAGCCATTTCACTGACGCCGATTTGTCCGCATACTCTGAGCAATCGATCCATCATTTTCCCGAGTGACAAGAAGCTGCGTATTGAAAACGCCAAGCCGGGTCAGCGATTGTTGGTCGCGCTGGATGGACAAAGAAATCTGAATATCTTGGAAGGAAGCTCGCTGTGCGTTTCCGTGTCCGAACATCGGCTCAAGATCGCTCAGAAACTTGACTACTCCCACTTCAATGTTGTGCGCCATAAGTTGAAGTGGAGCGGCGGATACGCGGGAGAGATTTAG
- a CDS encoding DUF2851 family protein gives MLKNPRTQSVEEFHGPYGPYQVSELVLQKIWLEQAFDTERLTDDRGRSIRVVHPGTWNRLEGPDFKGAILEVEGEEQRGDVEVHFSQSDWKAHGHHEDGAYEDVILHILYHNPPNSSSVAEDRLGRRLPFVCLLPLLWYSLEEYAGEDSLIASTGVDLRPEVESLLRFDLEIRKQRLVEFARRRWEMKCHYAALRIEQLGWVSACHQTALEVMGYARNRAPMLRIAERYPLRRFIGESPSVEDLLLAGGEGWRLGGCRPANQPRLRLKQYSDMVTARGCWPALLREEFDFGELSTASPLKEDWGTAVARSDLGVAEMRNRFKGDVFGKRLVGAKADTLVCDGLLPLLSAGRGLKLFPLWFHWNAGNGPASTSEALRVLQVLEPRRVPMSNGWLQGILGMKNEEFRGASGSGRFQAHA, from the coding sequence ATGCTGAAAAATCCCCGAACCCAATCCGTGGAGGAATTCCACGGGCCATATGGACCCTACCAAGTCAGCGAGCTCGTACTGCAAAAGATCTGGCTCGAGCAGGCTTTCGACACGGAGCGTTTGACCGACGATCGCGGTCGTTCAATTCGCGTTGTCCATCCGGGAACTTGGAATCGCCTTGAGGGGCCTGACTTCAAAGGGGCGATTCTGGAAGTGGAAGGCGAGGAGCAGCGGGGCGACGTGGAAGTTCATTTTTCCCAATCCGATTGGAAAGCCCACGGACATCACGAGGATGGCGCGTACGAAGACGTGATTCTGCATATCTTGTATCATAATCCTCCTAATTCGAGTTCGGTAGCTGAGGACCGCCTCGGGCGTCGGCTACCTTTTGTCTGTTTGCTGCCTCTGCTCTGGTACTCGCTCGAAGAGTACGCCGGGGAAGATTCCTTGATCGCCTCAACGGGCGTGGATTTGCGACCCGAGGTTGAGAGCCTTTTGCGTTTTGATTTGGAGATTCGAAAACAAAGGCTGGTCGAGTTCGCTCGCAGGCGGTGGGAGATGAAATGCCATTACGCGGCGCTTCGCATTGAACAGCTCGGCTGGGTATCAGCCTGCCATCAAACTGCCTTGGAGGTAATGGGCTACGCTCGAAATCGCGCTCCGATGCTGCGGATCGCCGAGCGGTACCCCTTGCGGCGTTTCATAGGCGAATCGCCCTCGGTGGAGGATCTGCTATTGGCCGGAGGGGAGGGGTGGCGTTTGGGAGGTTGTCGCCCGGCGAACCAGCCGCGTCTCCGCCTCAAGCAATATTCGGACATGGTGACTGCGAGGGGATGTTGGCCGGCCTTGCTGCGAGAAGAATTCGATTTCGGTGAACTCAGCACAGCATCGCCTTTGAAAGAGGATTGGGGCACTGCAGTCGCTAGGTCTGACTTGGGTGTGGCTGAGATGCGGAATCGTTTCAAAGGGGACGTTTTTGGTAAGCGTCTAGTGGGGGCCAAGGCTGACACCTTGGTTTGCGATGGGCTTTTGCCGCTTCTTTCAGCTGGCAGGGGGCTTAAGCTATTTCCGCTCTGGTTTCATTGGAACGCCGGAAATGGTCCGGCTTCGACCTCGGAAGCCCTGCGTGTCCTGCAAGTGCTAGAGCCGCGCCGCGTTCCCATGAGCAATGGATGGCTGCAAGGGATATTAGGGATGAAAAACGAGGAATTCAGGGGAGCTTCAGGCTCCGGCCGCTTCCAAGCACACGCTTGA
- a CDS encoding type II secretion system F family protein codes for MSKLSDARLADWLDQVGQGLESGLDASASVSFANDLPKGGSSKLQNLLESGEGWVDSLEKAGVPLRFSEFAILEASAQAGRLPSAMKKIADGRRELRKVKIRIRLALAYPIFLVHFAALVFSLSYLLDGDTRGFVFSVGVVVVPVWFLFSLGWTVATYWPQKLKALGRKLPLFSSYRVNWDAGTLCDVLSSCLAAGMEISKAWEIALVAADSPKLHRMGDAVLRSIASGQKASLGIKETSQCAPKGFPQLYIGGEETGQLEQNLKKAAERYFSAAKGKLLLASIFYPKILLLGIFGYVAYKIILFFSDYFQQLMDINA; via the coding sequence ATGTCCAAGTTGTCTGATGCCCGTTTGGCCGATTGGTTGGATCAAGTTGGTCAAGGCTTGGAATCGGGCTTGGACGCGAGCGCGTCAGTTTCATTCGCAAACGACTTGCCGAAAGGCGGAAGCTCGAAACTGCAAAACCTTCTCGAAAGCGGGGAAGGTTGGGTAGACTCCTTAGAAAAAGCGGGCGTTCCCCTTCGCTTCTCGGAGTTCGCTATCCTGGAAGCTTCGGCTCAAGCGGGCCGCTTGCCCTCAGCGATGAAGAAGATTGCGGACGGGCGAAGAGAGCTGAGGAAGGTGAAGATCAGAATTCGGCTCGCGCTCGCTTATCCCATTTTTCTCGTTCATTTCGCAGCTCTTGTTTTTTCCCTTTCGTATCTGCTCGATGGCGACACGAGGGGGTTCGTCTTTTCGGTGGGAGTGGTGGTCGTGCCGGTTTGGTTTCTGTTTTCTTTAGGATGGACGGTAGCGACTTATTGGCCTCAGAAATTGAAAGCTCTGGGACGCAAGCTACCTTTATTTTCCTCCTATCGGGTGAATTGGGATGCCGGCACGCTTTGCGATGTTTTGAGCTCCTGTTTGGCCGCAGGTATGGAGATCAGTAAAGCGTGGGAGATAGCGCTTGTTGCCGCCGATAGCCCCAAGCTGCATCGCATGGGTGATGCGGTTCTTCGCTCGATTGCTTCAGGGCAAAAGGCCAGCCTTGGTATCAAGGAAACCTCGCAATGCGCTCCCAAGGGCTTCCCTCAACTCTACATAGGAGGAGAAGAGACAGGCCAACTTGAACAGAATCTCAAAAAGGCGGCGGAGCGTTATTTTTCCGCTGCCAAAGGAAAACTGCTGTTGGCCAGTATCTTTTATCCGAAAATTCTTTTGTTAGGAATTTTCGGATACGTCGCCTACAAGATCATTCTGTTCTTTAGCGACTATTTTCAGCAGTTGATGGATATCAACGCTTAG
- the infB gene encoding translation initiation factor IF-2, translating into MSVRIYQLSKEIGLENGELIELLRERGFEVKSASSTVDNISAESLREEFANNSSASESESTESAASDEAKEEAAPPPPPSAPDVASFVRSPDDIAKEKEEARKAAAAAAAAPKPVAPPPPPVAAPKPAAPAPAAPPPMAPPSGPGRIGPPPVRPAPASAPKPMAPPPVNPGVRPPPGIPPVKPAASAPAPKPASPAPAAPSPAGPPPPPAPRPMGAPKAPAGPGTVAPPSAGKAAGAPADSDEIKQITLKPPIVVRDFAIELGVKPFKLISELMEMGIFASINQSLEEEVASNLAAKHGFLLEIRHRGEGNKAKKKKKAEPVDEEALMEHRPPVVCIMGHVDHGKTSLLDYIRKANVTKGEAGGITQHIGAYQITHNDEKITFLDTPGHEAFNSMRARGADVTDIAILVVAADDGFKPQTDEALKFIQKSGVQPIVAINKIDTKGANVDRVKQQMQERGIASEDWGGQTICVEVSALQGTGVEDLLDMVLLQAEVLELKANPKKQSSGVVIEASVEIGRGPTATVIVQSGTLKVGDALVCGASSTKVKAMLNEDGKQVKVAPPATPVRVIGWSSTPDCGSIYETVKNEKVAKSKAAENEIEIKAELAALEEEATAGMTPQEKLFAAIAKTQKKTLRLIVKADAFGSLEAICQALTSITSEKVALEIIGKGVGVINKSDVEKAAAGDAEIIGFNVRSDNGVAAVAKHKTVKISTFQIIYELVDRVREDMIEMLDPEFRENKIGAAEVRAVFPIAKGFVAGCLVTEGRVSHGANARVLRRNAVKHDSKVLTLRRVKDDVKEVRAGTECGIQIEKFNDYKPGDVIEIYEVHEVRAAL; encoded by the coding sequence ATGAGCGTTAGAATCTACCAGTTGTCCAAAGAAATCGGTCTGGAAAACGGCGAACTAATCGAGTTGCTGCGCGAGCGCGGCTTCGAGGTTAAGAGCGCGTCCAGCACGGTCGACAACATATCGGCCGAATCCCTACGAGAGGAGTTCGCCAACAATTCCTCTGCAAGCGAGAGCGAATCGACTGAGTCAGCCGCCTCCGACGAGGCGAAAGAAGAGGCAGCCCCACCGCCACCTCCATCCGCGCCGGACGTAGCTTCTTTTGTCCGTAGCCCAGACGACATCGCGAAAGAGAAGGAAGAGGCCCGCAAAGCCGCAGCCGCAGCTGCTGCCGCTCCAAAACCTGTAGCACCTCCTCCTCCGCCAGTGGCAGCTCCAAAGCCTGCCGCTCCGGCCCCCGCAGCACCTCCTCCTATGGCTCCACCGAGCGGCCCGGGTCGTATAGGTCCGCCTCCAGTGCGACCTGCTCCGGCTTCGGCGCCGAAGCCAATGGCTCCGCCGCCAGTTAATCCAGGTGTGCGTCCACCTCCGGGCATTCCACCCGTCAAGCCGGCCGCGTCTGCGCCAGCACCGAAGCCAGCTTCTCCTGCTCCCGCAGCCCCATCTCCTGCAGGACCGCCACCACCTCCGGCTCCAAGGCCAATGGGGGCTCCCAAGGCGCCTGCTGGACCAGGAACCGTTGCTCCACCTTCCGCCGGCAAGGCAGCCGGCGCTCCTGCCGATTCGGACGAGATCAAGCAGATCACTCTCAAGCCTCCAATCGTTGTTCGCGATTTCGCCATCGAGCTCGGCGTAAAGCCTTTCAAGCTGATTTCCGAGCTGATGGAGATGGGCATTTTCGCTTCCATCAACCAAAGCCTGGAAGAGGAAGTAGCTAGCAACCTAGCGGCCAAGCACGGCTTCCTTCTCGAGATCCGTCACCGCGGCGAGGGGAACAAGGCTAAGAAAAAGAAAAAGGCCGAACCCGTCGACGAAGAGGCCCTCATGGAACACCGTCCGCCGGTGGTCTGTATCATGGGACACGTTGACCACGGAAAGACTTCCTTGCTGGACTACATCCGCAAAGCGAATGTCACCAAGGGCGAAGCGGGTGGTATCACTCAGCACATCGGCGCTTACCAGATCACCCACAACGACGAGAAAATCACCTTCCTCGACACGCCGGGTCACGAAGCTTTCAACTCCATGCGCGCTCGCGGAGCGGACGTCACTGATATCGCTATCCTAGTGGTTGCGGCTGACGACGGTTTCAAACCGCAGACGGATGAAGCTTTGAAGTTTATCCAGAAGTCTGGCGTGCAGCCGATTGTGGCGATCAATAAGATCGACACCAAGGGTGCCAACGTGGATCGCGTGAAGCAGCAAATGCAAGAACGCGGAATCGCCTCCGAAGATTGGGGCGGTCAGACGATTTGCGTGGAAGTTTCCGCTTTGCAAGGGACTGGCGTCGAAGATCTGTTGGACATGGTTCTGCTCCAAGCGGAAGTCCTCGAGCTCAAGGCCAACCCAAAGAAGCAATCTTCCGGTGTTGTCATCGAAGCCTCGGTGGAAATCGGCCGTGGCCCAACCGCGACCGTTATCGTACAATCCGGTACTCTCAAGGTAGGCGACGCTCTCGTGTGCGGCGCTAGCTCCACCAAGGTGAAGGCCATGCTAAACGAGGATGGAAAGCAAGTGAAGGTGGCTCCTCCTGCCACTCCAGTGCGTGTCATTGGCTGGTCTAGCACTCCGGATTGCGGTAGCATTTACGAAACCGTCAAGAACGAGAAAGTTGCCAAGTCCAAGGCGGCTGAGAATGAGATCGAAATCAAAGCCGAGCTTGCTGCTTTGGAAGAAGAGGCGACTGCTGGCATGACTCCTCAGGAGAAACTGTTCGCAGCGATTGCCAAGACTCAGAAGAAAACACTTCGACTCATCGTCAAGGCAGACGCATTCGGTTCTCTGGAAGCTATTTGCCAAGCCCTTACTTCTATTACCAGCGAGAAGGTTGCCCTCGAAATCATCGGCAAAGGCGTCGGTGTCATCAACAAGAGCGACGTCGAAAAGGCAGCTGCCGGCGATGCGGAAATCATTGGTTTCAACGTTCGCTCGGACAATGGAGTTGCTGCGGTTGCGAAGCACAAGACCGTTAAGATCTCGACCTTCCAAATCATTTACGAGCTAGTCGATCGAGTTCGCGAGGACATGATCGAGATGCTCGACCCAGAGTTCCGCGAGAACAAGATCGGTGCCGCGGAAGTTCGTGCGGTTTTCCCAATCGCCAAGGGATTCGTGGCCGGCTGTTTGGTTACCGAAGGTCGTGTGTCGCATGGAGCGAACGCTCGCGTTCTTCGTCGCAACGCTGTCAAGCACGACAGCAAGGTTCTCACGCTTCGCCGCGTAAAGGACGATGTGAAGGAAGTGCGTGCCGGTACGGAGTGTGGTATTCAGATCGAGAAGTTCAACGACTACAAGCCGGGCGACGTTATCGAAATCTACGAAGTTCACGAAGTACGAGCAGCTCTCTAG
- a CDS encoding ribosome-binding factor A, whose protein sequence is MSKRKVRVGELVKREISDILHTRFKNEAVTITITEVDVSPDNKNALVLYSVFETKTYDRRKAQQFFRKNGYMFGRELSKRIILKNLPVLTFAFDEKNQAATKVNELIDELQIPEGGAADSTSPEGK, encoded by the coding sequence ATGAGCAAGCGAAAAGTCAGAGTCGGAGAATTGGTAAAACGCGAGATCAGCGATATCCTTCATACCCGTTTCAAAAACGAAGCGGTCACGATTACGATTACTGAAGTAGACGTGTCTCCTGACAATAAGAACGCTTTGGTTTTGTATTCAGTATTTGAAACCAAGACTTACGACCGCCGCAAGGCGCAGCAGTTCTTTCGGAAAAATGGATACATGTTTGGACGCGAATTGAGCAAGCGGATCATCCTCAAGAATTTGCCGGTGCTGACGTTCGCCTTCGATGAGAAGAATCAGGCTGCGACCAAGGTGAACGAGTTGATCGACGAATTGCAGATCCCTGAAGGAGGGGCTGCCGATTCCACGAGTCCGGAAGGGAAGTAA